A part of Leishmania infantum JPCM5 genome chromosome 13 genomic DNA contains:
- a CDS encoding putative endomembrane protein has protein sequence MGLSSLLTSAALVCMLCINAASASKHTYLGGDEVTVFASKMHPHGNTYETYHYTLLPGCALQEEKKSLTLGELLAGERVFTLATDIRFNHNTSDRVLCKHKFNVYEAKILAYVIQRNYRYELTIDELPVWGAIGDKISDNELSIFLHQTFYIGVNGNEIVNVTFETSSPAKFEIDTVYTFTYSVVFEPSTVEYANRFSTVFETRYVSSRTRLASLINTSLIVLLLFSLIALILSRTLRSEHAKIEREAQFRLEGQDIIDESGWRCLYADVFRVPRHTGIFCAILGCGTQLLLLTALTIFLSVVSNHRTSMSHNLVTFSVLGYVFTSSIAGYVSGYQFMGCGFMAPPMASKWIRAFHVTFLLVPVIYTTVFSPTWFVAMIYGSSKLPCFKGVSIVLCLWVFVAYPLCLAGVLCSRYVFRRTERRRNIPHVNQIPRLIPRPPRKLLAPRYLLLVSGILPFIAVFVEFSFVFTSIWSLRPFHFYGFLTVTAIFYIVVTACVSVVATFVLLSTENHYWKWMSIGFGASCAAYTFAYAVFFYLFKTSMHGPFMLVLYYSYCFVIMLFLALIGGTVSYFAASYFVKAIYAQAKND, from the coding sequence ATGGGCCTTTCCTCTTTGCTGACTTCGGCagcgcttgtgtgcatgctCTGCATAAACGCTGCCAGCGCATCGAAGCATACATACCTGGGCGGTGATGAGGTCACAGTCTTTGCTAGCAAAATGCACCCGCACGGCAACACATACGAGACCTATCACTACACATTATTGCCAGGGTGCGCTTTgcaggaagagaagaagTCACTCACTCTTGGTGAGCTTCTTGCAGGTGAGCGCGTCTTCACTTTAGCCACGGATATTCGATTCAACCACAACACTAGCGATAGGGTTTTGTGCAAACACAAATTTAATGTCTACGAAGCAAAGATTTTGGCGTATGTAATCCAACGCAACTATCGTTACGAACTCACTATCGATGAGCTACCAGTGTGGGGTGCGATCGGCGACAAAATCAGTGACAATGAACTTTCGATTTTCCTTCACCAGACATTTTACATTGGTGTGAACGGAAATGAAATTGTGAACGTCACGTTTGAGACGAGCTCACCAGCGAAATTCGAAATCGATACCGTTTACACCTTTACATATTCGGTAGTTTTCGAGCCATCGACCGTGGAGTACGCCAATCGATTTTCGACCGTATTCGAAACGCGCTACGTCAGCTCACGAACGCGACTCGCCTCTCTTATCAACACGAGCTTGATTGTGCTGCTACTTTTTTCTCTCATCGCACTCATTCTTTCGCGaacgctgcgcagcgagcacgcGAAAATAGAAAGGGAGGCGCAGTTTCGTTTGGAAGGGCAGGACATCATCGACGAGTCAGGGTGGAGGTGCCTGTACGCGGATGTATTTCGGGTGCCGCGACATACTGGCATATTTTGTGCCATCCTTGGGTGCGGCAcgcagcttctgctgctgaCAGCCTTGACCATTTTTTTGTCTGTCGTGAGTAATCATCGTACCTCGATGAGCCACAACTTGGTGACCTTTTCTGTGCTTGGCTATGTCTTCACTAGTAGCATTGCCGGCTATGTTTCCGGATATCAGTTTATGGGGTGTGGCTTTATGGCACCGCCCATGGCGTCGAAGTGGATTCGCGCATTTCATGTCACTTTCCTCTTGGTGCCAGTGATTTACACGACGGTCTTTTCCCCCACCTGGTTTGTTGCAATGATATATGGGTCTTCGAAACTTCCGTGCTTCAAAGGAGTCAGTATTGTTCTGTGTTTGTGGGTCTTCGTTGCATACCCGCTGTGCCTCGCCGGCGTTCTATGCAGCCGCTACGTATTTCGGCGAACGGAGCGGAGAAGAAATATCCCGCACGTCAATCAAATTCCACGCCTCAttccgcggccaccgcggaAATTGCTAGCACCTCGCTACCTCTTGTTGGTGAGTGGCATCCTTCCTTTCATCGCTGTCTTCGTGGAATTCAGCTTTGTTTTCACTTCCATCTGGTCACTCAGGCCTTTTCACTTCTACGGATTTCTCACCGTTACAGCAATTTTTTACATTGTCGTAaccgcgtgcgtgtcggttGTTGCGACTTTTGTACTGCTGTCGACAGAGAACCATTACTGGAAATGGATGTCCATCGGCTTCGGGGCATCCTGCGCAGCTTACACTTTTGCCTATGCGGTCTTCTTTTATCTTTTCAAGACCTCGATGCATGGACCGTTCATGCTTGTGCTGTACTACTCGTATTGCTTTGTGATTATGTTGTTTTTAGCTCTCATCGGTGGAACGGTGAGCTATTTCGCTGCCTCTTACTTTGTGAAGGCGATTTATGCGCAAGCGAAGAATGACTGA